In Candidatus Methylomirabilis lanthanidiphila, one genomic interval encodes:
- a CDS encoding 50S ribosomal protein L17 yields the protein MRHRKAGRKLGRTTAHREMLLRNLLTSLFHYEKIVTTEAKAKELRKLADKVITLAKRGDLHARRQAAEVVQGEDVLKKLFDSIGSRYKDRNGGYTRLTKLEYRMGDGAPLAAIELAEVGAAVEPSAKPAKRRSRRGDKGKAPKPKPAEPLAAQPSGA from the coding sequence ATGCGACACAGAAAAGCTGGGAGAAAGCTCGGCCGGACAACGGCTCATCGGGAGATGCTTCTCCGTAATCTACTGACATCGCTCTTCCATTACGAGAAGATCGTGACCACTGAGGCCAAGGCAAAGGAGCTGCGTAAGCTCGCCGATAAGGTCATTACACTTGCCAAGCGCGGGGATTTGCATGCCCGCCGACAGGCAGCCGAGGTTGTTCAGGGCGAGGATGTCCTAAAAAAGCTGTTCGACTCGATCGGAAGCCGCTATAAGGATCGAAACGGGGGCTATACAAGGCTGACCAAACTGGAGTACAGAATGGGAGACGGCGCCCCGCTTGCGGCGATCGAGCTCGCTGAGGTCGGTGCTGCCGTCGAGCCTTCGGCAAAGCCGGCCAAGCGCCGTAGCCGGCGCGGGGATAAAGGCAAGGCGCCGAAACCGAAGCCCGCGGAACCCCTGGCGGCCCAACCATCCGGAGCCTAA